One stretch of Halodesulfovibrio sp. MK-HDV DNA includes these proteins:
- a CDS encoding flavodoxin family protein: MYVLAINGSPRKGGNTEILLQETLAPLAANGWETELVQVGGKKLRGCIACYKCFETKDNSCIVKNDIFNDLFEKILRADAIILGTPTYFTDVSAELKGLIDRAGLVAIANGRALAGKIGAAVVAVRRGGATHAFDSINHMYLMSQMIVPGSIYWNIGVGLAPGDVRKDAEAMANMENLGQTIHWLGSAMQPHQKSFPVSTFGRRE; this comes from the coding sequence ATGTACGTACTCGCCATTAACGGCAGTCCGCGTAAAGGCGGCAATACCGAAATTTTATTACAGGAAACACTGGCTCCTTTAGCCGCAAATGGCTGGGAAACAGAACTTGTTCAAGTTGGCGGTAAAAAACTTAGAGGCTGTATTGCGTGCTACAAATGTTTTGAGACCAAGGATAATTCCTGCATAGTCAAAAATGATATTTTCAACGACTTGTTTGAAAAAATCCTTCGTGCAGACGCGATTATTCTTGGTACCCCAACATATTTCACTGATGTTTCCGCCGAACTGAAAGGTCTTATTGACCGTGCAGGCTTAGTTGCCATCGCCAACGGTCGAGCCTTAGCCGGAAAAATTGGTGCAGCAGTTGTTGCGGTTCGACGTGGCGGCGCGACCCACGCTTTTGACAGCATCAATCACATGTACCTCATGTCACAGATGATCGTTCCCGGTTCAATCTACTGGAACATCGGTGTCGGCCTTGCACCGGGTGATGTAAGAAAAGATGCGGAAGCCATGGCGAACATGGAAAACCTCGGGCAGACCATTCACTGGCTCGGCTCCGCAATGCAGCCACATCAAAAATCCTTCCCTGTTTCTACTTTTGGTAGAAGAGAATAA
- a CDS encoding helix-turn-helix domain-containing protein, which yields MIRRCDVKEVGGKSYRCFFELTMQVIGGKWKPVILYHLSQEKVLRFGALKKSLYGITQRMLTKQLRELEADRIVTRTVFNEVPPKVEYSLTELGESLIPIFLEMKKWGIRYEECIAGEVITGDTYESVDDPE from the coding sequence ATGATTCGAAGATGTGACGTAAAAGAGGTGGGCGGTAAGAGCTATAGGTGCTTTTTCGAGCTGACCATGCAGGTTATCGGTGGAAAATGGAAACCTGTCATTTTGTATCATTTATCACAGGAAAAAGTGCTGCGCTTCGGTGCTCTGAAAAAATCGCTATACGGCATAACGCAAAGGATGCTTACAAAGCAATTGCGGGAGCTGGAGGCTGATAGAATTGTTACGCGTACGGTCTTTAATGAGGTTCCGCCCAAAGTGGAGTATTCTCTCACTGAGTTAGGCGAGTCACTGATTCCCATTTTTCTGGAAATGAAGAAATGGGGCATCCGTTATGAGGAATGTATCGCGGGTGAAGTTATTACGGGTGATACCTACGAGTCTGTAGATGATCCGGAATAG
- the sigZ gene encoding RNA polymerase sigma factor SigZ — MEQLEAMWLEHQDSLLGFIKKRVGSKETAEDMLHDVFLKFHAHFATITDHTRIRSWLFQVTRNVIIDHYRTRTFTVALPEYLEAESASKEEKVQQALSTCVEKMVLRLPRKYRVAVQLADLEGQPQLDVASLENISLSGAKSRVQRGRKLLRDMMFDCCSFEVDRESQVVDWSPRHKTCKYC; from the coding sequence ATGGAACAGTTAGAAGCAATGTGGCTGGAGCATCAGGATAGCCTGTTAGGGTTTATTAAAAAGCGTGTCGGTAGCAAAGAAACTGCTGAAGATATGCTGCATGACGTCTTTTTGAAATTTCATGCTCATTTTGCAACTATCACAGATCATACAAGGATTCGTAGCTGGCTGTTTCAGGTAACCCGTAACGTGATTATTGATCACTATCGTACCCGCACATTTACCGTTGCCTTGCCGGAATATCTGGAAGCTGAATCTGCCTCTAAAGAAGAAAAAGTGCAGCAGGCACTCTCCACCTGCGTGGAGAAAATGGTGCTTCGGTTGCCGAGAAAATATCGTGTTGCTGTACAACTTGCAGATTTGGAAGGGCAGCCGCAGCTGGATGTCGCAAGTCTGGAAAACATTTCTCTTTCCGGTGCAAAATCTAGAGTTCAGCGTGGACGTAAGCTTTTGCGGGATATGATGTTTGACTGTTGTTCTTTTGAAGTGGACAGGGAAAGTCAGGTTGTAGACTGGAGTCCGCGCCACAAGACCTGTAAGTATTGTTGA
- a CDS encoding membrane integrity-associated transporter subunit PqiC, with amino-acid sequence MRRTVSNALLLAGLCIVLTGCGTMSPPSSYYILTSSNQMTSQIQPLNDISVGVGPVTVPGHLDRSQIVTTTGQNSITIHEYQRWGDSFKTQVEETLAENISSLLQTPKVSVYPWERAQRPKYQVYVTVRRFEGKAGMNVTLDTIWQIVDVNTDRSLLTRHFVQTFPVAGSDMSAYVQTQSDALETLSQEIAKGLHTVARQ; translated from the coding sequence ATGCGTAGAACCGTATCAAACGCCCTGCTGCTGGCGGGTCTGTGTATCGTTTTGACAGGTTGCGGAACAATGTCTCCGCCTTCATCATACTACATTCTCACAAGCTCAAATCAGATGACCTCACAGATTCAGCCACTCAATGACATTAGTGTCGGCGTGGGGCCTGTTACTGTTCCAGGACATCTTGATCGTTCCCAGATTGTGACGACCACAGGCCAAAACAGCATCACCATCCACGAATACCAACGCTGGGGTGATTCCTTCAAAACACAGGTGGAAGAAACTCTCGCGGAAAACATTTCAAGCCTTCTCCAAACGCCAAAAGTTTCCGTGTATCCGTGGGAACGGGCACAACGACCAAAATATCAGGTATATGTCACGGTCCGCCGTTTTGAAGGCAAAGCGGGCATGAATGTAACGCTGGATACCATATGGCAGATTGTGGATGTAAACACAGACAGATCGTTACTTACACGCCACTTTGTTCAGACATTCCCAGTCGCCGGTTCAGACATGAGCGCATATGTTCAAACACAAAGCGATGCGCTGGAAACTCTAAGTCAGGAAATTGCAAAAGGGCTGCACACGGTAGCAAGGCAATAA
- a CDS encoding 2Fe-2S iron-sulfur cluster-binding protein yields MNITIDGIQVEFSAEDTNIVEVAGRSDICIPAPCYLANRKHGCCKVCVIEVNGEEKYACVTKPQEGMQIVFDRDDLNTLRKERIVAYSKAKNDPSLRCECDCAEVDDRSSELRCC; encoded by the coding sequence ATGAATATTACTATTGATGGAATTCAGGTAGAGTTTTCGGCTGAAGATACAAATATTGTGGAAGTAGCAGGCAGGAGCGACATTTGCATTCCGGCACCGTGTTACCTTGCCAATCGTAAACACGGTTGCTGTAAGGTGTGTGTGATCGAAGTAAACGGCGAAGAAAAGTATGCTTGTGTAACGAAACCGCAGGAAGGGATGCAGATTGTTTTTGATCGCGATGATCTGAATACTCTGCGTAAAGAGCGTATTGTTGCATACAGTAAAGCAAAGAATGATCCTTCGTTACGTTGTGAATGTGACTGTGCTGAAGTTGATGACCGTTCTTCGGAGTTACGTTGCTGCTAA
- a CDS encoding intermembrane transport protein PqiB, with product MSEETTAPSSPETLPQASVCKKKSFSLIWIVPLIAMIIGMGLVYTSIMEKGPTVTITFASADGLEAGKTKVKYKDVEIGKVEAVKLTEDFEHVEVTVSLVKRADDYINDQTRFWVVRPRLSGGTVTGLGTLLSGAYIAVDPGKDGDSQSEFIGLEIPPVVTEDTPGKLFTLKARDLGSLDYGSPIYYRGIKIGQVVGYGLQNTGEGVNITVFVDAPYDDYVKDSSRFWLASGMDLEMDADGIRFDTESLVSLLIGGISLTNPEHIKGTPIADAGDMFQLFPTRDAAMKEQFVQKEYYILKFAQSVRGLSIGAPVEFKGFPVGRVADIGIEFDWKSKEVLVPVRIEVEKERLARIASQTGEADTDSMLELLVKQGMRGQVRTGNLLTGKLYVALDFFKAVEPAKIVSDGGVLEIPTTPTPIEELTSNMSALFEKLQKIPMEKIGNNAVETLQSIKKASEKLEKLADSNELRLAFQETRETMEGANNLLSKDSATIVELQRAMREMSEAARAVRSLADQLERHPESLLRGKERK from the coding sequence ATGTCAGAAGAAACCACTGCTCCATCATCGCCCGAAACTCTGCCGCAAGCCTCAGTCTGCAAGAAAAAAAGCTTTTCTTTAATCTGGATTGTTCCACTTATTGCCATGATCATCGGCATGGGTCTTGTCTACACATCGATAATGGAAAAAGGCCCTACAGTTACCATCACATTTGCATCTGCGGATGGACTTGAAGCTGGAAAAACTAAAGTTAAATATAAAGACGTTGAAATCGGCAAGGTTGAAGCTGTTAAACTTACCGAAGATTTTGAACACGTTGAAGTTACTGTTTCGCTCGTAAAAAGAGCTGATGACTATATAAATGATCAGACCCGCTTCTGGGTTGTCCGTCCAAGATTAAGCGGCGGAACAGTTACAGGGCTGGGAACGCTCCTCTCCGGTGCATATATAGCGGTTGATCCGGGAAAAGATGGTGATTCTCAATCTGAATTCATAGGACTTGAGATCCCGCCAGTCGTCACAGAAGATACCCCCGGAAAGCTCTTTACGCTTAAAGCTCGCGACCTCGGCTCTCTCGACTACGGTTCCCCTATCTATTACCGAGGCATTAAAATCGGGCAGGTTGTTGGATACGGGTTACAGAACACTGGCGAAGGCGTGAACATTACAGTCTTTGTCGATGCGCCGTATGACGACTACGTAAAAGACTCTTCCCGCTTCTGGCTGGCATCCGGTATGGATTTGGAAATGGATGCAGACGGCATCCGTTTTGATACAGAATCTCTAGTAAGCTTACTTATTGGCGGCATTTCTCTAACGAACCCTGAGCATATCAAGGGCACACCGATTGCTGATGCCGGCGATATGTTCCAACTGTTCCCGACGCGGGATGCAGCCATGAAAGAACAGTTCGTTCAAAAGGAATACTACATCCTCAAGTTCGCTCAGTCTGTTCGTGGACTTTCAATCGGTGCTCCTGTCGAATTTAAAGGATTTCCAGTGGGACGCGTTGCCGACATAGGCATCGAATTCGATTGGAAAAGTAAAGAAGTTCTGGTTCCCGTTCGCATCGAAGTTGAAAAAGAGCGCTTAGCACGTATTGCATCCCAGACAGGGGAAGCTGATACAGACTCCATGCTGGAACTGCTTGTTAAGCAAGGCATGCGCGGACAGGTTCGCACAGGCAACCTGCTCACAGGAAAACTCTACGTTGCTTTGGACTTCTTTAAAGCAGTTGAACCGGCAAAAATTGTTTCGGATGGTGGCGTACTCGAAATTCCAACAACGCCGACACCAATTGAAGAACTTACAAGCAACATGTCTGCCCTGTTTGAAAAACTACAAAAAATTCCAATGGAAAAAATTGGGAACAATGCTGTAGAAACATTGCAGAGCATTAAAAAGGCAAGTGAAAAATTAGAAAAACTTGCAGATTCCAACGAACTCCGCCTCGCATTCCAGGAGACCCGCGAAACAATGGAAGGGGCAAACAACCTGTTATCTAAAGACTCTGCAACGATAGTAGAATTACAACGAGCCATGCGTGAAATGAGTGAAGCTGCCCGAGCCGTTCGTTCGCTTGCCGACCAACTGGAACGCCATCCTGAATCATTACTTCGAGGAAAAGAGAGAAAATAA